One part of the Anaerolineales bacterium genome encodes these proteins:
- the panC gene encoding pantoate--beta-alanine ligase — translation MKTVTTLAELRTARAALPGTIGFVPTMGYLHAGHISLVQLAKQQCQSVVVSIFVNPAQFGPNEDLSAYPRDIPRDLQMLQDAGVDLVWLPTPEVMYPPGFQTWIDLENITQPLEGGMRPGHFRGVATVVAKLFNAVQPGKAFFGQKDAQQVAVIQRMVIDINFPLEIVVGPTQREADGLALSSRNKYLNEAERAAAPVLYRALQAARTTYAAGERNAAVLRALMQNTIEHEPLARVQYVSCADPLTLHELDTITEGALLSMAVYFGKTRLIDNIILD, via the coding sequence ATGAAGACTGTCACCACTCTCGCCGAGTTACGCACCGCCCGTGCCGCCTTGCCGGGCACTATTGGTTTTGTGCCCACCATGGGCTATTTGCATGCCGGGCATATCTCGCTGGTGCAGCTTGCCAAGCAGCAATGCCAATCGGTCGTGGTCAGTATCTTCGTCAACCCGGCCCAGTTCGGCCCCAATGAAGATTTGTCCGCCTACCCACGTGACATTCCACGTGATCTGCAAATGTTGCAAGATGCCGGGGTGGACTTGGTATGGCTGCCAACGCCCGAGGTCATGTATCCGCCCGGTTTCCAAACCTGGATCGATCTGGAAAATATCACTCAGCCATTGGAGGGCGGTATGCGCCCCGGCCACTTCCGCGGCGTTGCCACGGTGGTGGCCAAGCTGTTCAATGCCGTACAGCCGGGTAAAGCCTTTTTCGGCCAGAAGGACGCCCAGCAAGTCGCTGTGATCCAGCGCATGGTGATCGACATTAACTTTCCGCTCGAGATCGTGGTCGGCCCCACCCAGCGCGAGGCCGATGGCCTGGCGCTCTCCAGCCGCAATAAATATCTCAACGAGGCCGAACGGGCAGCCGCCCCTGTACTGTACCGTGCCCTACAGGCCGCCCGCACCACCTACGCCGCCGGCGAGCGCAATGCCGCGGTCCTGCGCGCGCTTATGCAAAACACCATTGAACACGAACCATTGGCTCGTGTTCAATACGTCTCATGCGCCGATCCGCTCACCCTGCACGAGCTGGACACGATCACCGAGGGCGCGTTGCTCTCGATGGCCGTGTATTTTGGCAAAACACGCCTGATCGACAACATTATTTTGGACTAG
- a CDS encoding type III pantothenate kinase, with the protein MLLAVDIGNTNVTLGLYDGDTLGPRWRVATNHSSMPDEYGLQFIGMFQHAGIPISQLTGICMASVVPPLTGKIVEACRTYLQKDPLVVDAGVKTGVRVLYEDPRTVGADRIVDAAAVQHLYGGPACVVDFGTGTTFDAITASGEYLGGAIAPGIGIAAEALFSRAAKLSRVDLQRPPGPIGRNTTHAMQSGLLFGYVGLVEGLVARFRAELGPEMKVIGTGGLAEIIAKETDVIQILAPWLTLDGLRIIWGLNQ; encoded by the coding sequence ATGCTTCTCGCCGTAGATATTGGCAATACCAACGTCACTTTAGGTCTGTACGATGGCGATACCCTTGGACCGCGCTGGCGCGTGGCCACCAACCATAGCAGCATGCCGGATGAGTACGGCTTGCAGTTCATTGGCATGTTCCAGCACGCTGGCATCCCCATCAGCCAGCTCACCGGCATCTGCATGGCCTCGGTCGTCCCGCCGCTGACCGGCAAGATCGTCGAAGCCTGTCGCACCTATTTGCAGAAGGACCCGCTGGTTGTGGACGCCGGCGTGAAGACCGGCGTGCGGGTCCTCTACGAAGATCCGCGCACCGTCGGCGCTGACCGCATTGTAGATGCTGCCGCCGTACAGCACCTCTACGGCGGCCCTGCCTGCGTGGTGGATTTTGGCACCGGCACCACCTTTGACGCCATCACCGCCAGCGGCGAATACCTGGGCGGGGCCATCGCCCCCGGCATCGGCATCGCCGCCGAAGCGCTGTTCTCGCGTGCGGCCAAGCTCTCCCGCGTAGACCTGCAGCGCCCGCCTGGCCCCATTGGGCGCAACACCACCCACGCCATGCAGTCTGGCCTGCTCTTTGGTTATGTTGGCCTGGTGGAAGGCCTGGTGGCCCGCTTCCGCGCTGAGCTTGGGCCGGAGATGAAGGTGATCGGCACAGGCGGCCTGGCCGAGATCATCGCCAAGGAAACAGACGTGATCCAGATCCTTGCTCCCTGGCTCACCTTGGATGGGTTGCGCATTATCTGGGGGCTCAACCAGTAA
- the coaBC gene encoding bifunctional phosphopantothenoylcysteine decarboxylase/phosphopantothenate--cysteine ligase CoaBC, with translation MMLPLASKRIVLGVTGSIACYKAADLASKLTQLGAEVDVILTTAAEHFIKPLTFQSVTGRRAYVDADLWGPEGHVLHVKLGKEANLLLIAPATANTLSKLAVGQADNLLTLTALAATTPLMLAPAMDGGMYDHPATQASLETLRARGAHIHGPVSGHLASGLSGVGRMLEPAELAGYARVALAVGGPLAGRRVLVTAGGTQEPIDPVRVIANRSSGKQGYALAQAALDMGAQVTLVSGPTALTPPVGAQLVHVQTAVEMRDAVLKHAARADMLLMAAAVADFRPSSAAAKKIKRAEGVPSVELAANPDILKEVSQQPNKPRVLVGFAAESNDLLANAQGKLASKGLDMIVANDVSAQDAGFEVDTNRVILLSKDGSQHELPLLTKYEVARHVLGHTLSFLK, from the coding sequence CTGATGCTGCCACTCGCCTCCAAACGTATTGTCCTCGGCGTCACCGGCTCGATCGCCTGTTACAAGGCTGCCGATCTGGCCTCCAAACTCACCCAGCTGGGCGCCGAGGTGGATGTCATCCTGACCACTGCTGCCGAGCACTTCATCAAGCCGCTTACCTTCCAGTCGGTTACTGGCCGCCGCGCCTACGTGGATGCTGACCTGTGGGGCCCCGAAGGCCACGTGTTGCACGTGAAACTGGGCAAAGAGGCAAACCTGCTCCTAATCGCTCCCGCCACTGCCAACACGCTCTCCAAACTGGCCGTCGGCCAGGCTGATAACTTGCTCACCCTGACCGCTCTGGCCGCCACCACGCCGCTGATGCTGGCCCCTGCCATGGACGGTGGCATGTATGACCACCCGGCCACCCAAGCCAGTCTGGAAACCTTACGCGCCCGTGGCGCACACATCCATGGCCCGGTCAGCGGCCACCTGGCCTCTGGCCTCAGTGGGGTCGGCCGCATGCTGGAGCCGGCCGAGCTGGCTGGTTATGCTCGTGTAGCGCTGGCCGTCGGCGGGCCGCTGGCTGGCCGCCGCGTGCTGGTCACTGCTGGCGGTACACAAGAGCCGATCGACCCCGTGCGCGTGATCGCCAATCGCTCCTCCGGCAAGCAGGGCTATGCGCTGGCCCAGGCCGCGCTGGATATGGGCGCCCAGGTGACCCTGGTTTCCGGACCCACCGCGCTAACCCCACCGGTTGGCGCTCAACTGGTGCACGTGCAAACTGCAGTTGAAATGCGCGATGCGGTGCTGAAGCATGCCGCAAGGGCGGATATGCTGCTGATGGCTGCCGCCGTGGCAGACTTTCGCCCCAGTAGCGCGGCTGCGAAGAAGATCAAGCGCGCCGAAGGCGTGCCTAGCGTGGAATTGGCCGCTAACCCGGACATCCTGAAAGAGGTCAGCCAGCAGCCCAACAAGCCGCGCGTGCTGGTGGGCTTTGCAGCTGAAAGCAATGACCTGCTCGCCAACGCGCAAGGCAAGCTGGCTTCAAAAGGGCTTGACATGATCGTAGCCAACGATGTCAGCGCCCAGGATGCTGGCTTTGAGGTGGATACCAACCGCGTCATCCTGCTATCCAAAGACGGCAGCCAGCACGAGTTGCCTTTGCTGACCAAGTACGAAGTCGCTCGTCATGTGCTCGGGCACACGTTGAGTTTCCTTAAATAA
- a CDS encoding KOW motif-containing protein, with protein sequence MLAPITYIQPLTTLRRTRQLPVEGLIIVGLGDRLRATDVIARTGLHKQHIMLDATRALGMPANRVSKLIQRVVGEEVEGGAILAGSRGLASRQLRAPAAGKIAAISEGQILLQISDESAQVQARLPGLVIDIDPGQSVTLECICAWVQCLWGNDLVAEGNLHMVADGPQHQLTADQIDMSLRGAILVAGHCSQRQALELAGQVPIRGLILGSMATRLLPVAEKMEYPIAVLEGFGKIPLNSDALKLLSMHEGTAVALNAQANNPHTGERPEVIIPLTDAGHPPQPVEIQSFRIGQTVRVLSGRYKGQLGEIIELRENVIYESQLRGPAAELTLADGGRGRVPLANIELLG encoded by the coding sequence ATGCTGGCTCCCATCACATACATCCAGCCATTGACCACGTTGCGGCGCACGCGCCAACTGCCGGTGGAAGGGCTCATCATAGTAGGCTTGGGCGACCGCTTGCGCGCCACGGATGTGATCGCCCGCACAGGGCTGCACAAGCAGCACATCATGCTTGATGCCACCCGCGCCCTCGGCATGCCCGCCAACCGCGTCAGCAAACTGATCCAGCGGGTGGTGGGCGAAGAGGTGGAAGGGGGCGCCATATTGGCTGGCAGCCGCGGGCTGGCCAGCCGCCAGCTGCGCGCCCCAGCCGCTGGCAAGATCGCCGCGATCAGCGAGGGCCAGATCCTGCTGCAGATCAGCGATGAGAGCGCCCAGGTGCAGGCACGCCTGCCGGGCCTGGTGATCGATATTGACCCGGGGCAAAGCGTGACCCTGGAATGCATTTGTGCGTGGGTGCAGTGTTTGTGGGGCAACGACTTAGTGGCGGAAGGCAACCTGCACATGGTGGCAGACGGCCCGCAACACCAATTGACGGCCGACCAGATCGATATGAGCCTGCGCGGCGCGATCCTGGTGGCGGGCCACTGCAGCCAGCGCCAGGCGCTGGAGCTGGCCGGGCAAGTGCCGATCCGCGGCCTGATCCTGGGCAGCATGGCCACCCGCCTGCTGCCGGTTGCCGAAAAGATGGAGTATCCCATCGCTGTTTTGGAGGGCTTTGGCAAAATTCCACTCAATAGCGATGCTCTCAAGTTGCTTTCAATGCATGAGGGAACCGCGGTGGCGCTTAATGCACAAGCCAACAATCCGCACACAGGGGAACGACCTGAAGTCATCATTCCACTGACAGATGCGGGCCACCCACCCCAGCCGGTGGAAATTCAAAGCTTCCGCATCGGGCAGACGGTACGCGTGCTGTCTGGCAGGTACAAAGGTCAGCTGGGCGAGATCATCGAATTGCGCGAGAATGTGATCTACGAGAGCCAGTTGCGCGGCCCAGCAGCCGAGCTGACCCTGGCAGACGGCGGGCGGGGCCGGGTGCCGCTGGCAAACATCGAGCTTCTAGGGTAA
- a CDS encoding glutamate mutase L, giving the protein MSEGRPQISSSLVAIDLGSVNTRAQFFDAVEGRYRFIAAGEAATTAGAPTFDTNHGVLQALSQLQEITGRQLLNERGLLLAPDAEGNTGANALTATFSAGPPLRVITVGLLEGVSLHSVNNLVDSFHCEIVDSLSLGDRRSPEKVIDAVSKNLPDLIVVAGGTHRGASRSVVRLANYLALALKLLPESARPPILFVGNENLQSEIDALLAPLTKVYKAANIRPSLDQENPGPAEAAMSQLIYEVQAEKLGGLRLLNQLAETRLSHAAQAFGRTVRFLSTVIDAPKGMLGVDLGASSTTVASAFGGELEVRSFPNLGMGRGLAGMLAETQLQQITRWLPYDIPDEFVLDYLYNKPLLPQTLPSTPHELAIEMAAARQVVRLAIGKSLPMFPAHAIYPLMGTVPWFDRILVSGSTLTRHPRLEQSLLAVLDAVQPVGIVTIILDQNNLAASLGAAAAVDAVLAVQVLESNAFMNLGTVIVPVGSARTGSTVLRVQMVREGQKEEVVEIPEGGITMLPLAPGKAADLFVQPLQNMNIGLGAGRGGWIRRVVGGAFGLIFDTRGRPIQMPTGFNKRQELLQTWERTLTGGQ; this is encoded by the coding sequence ATGAGCGAAGGCCGCCCGCAAATCTCGAGCTCACTGGTGGCCATCGATCTGGGCAGCGTGAACACCCGCGCCCAGTTCTTTGACGCGGTCGAAGGCCGCTATCGCTTTATTGCCGCGGGCGAAGCGGCGACCACAGCCGGCGCGCCAACCTTTGATACCAATCATGGCGTGCTGCAGGCCTTGAGCCAACTGCAGGAGATCACCGGCCGCCAGCTGCTCAACGAGCGCGGCCTGCTGCTGGCGCCGGACGCGGAGGGCAACACCGGGGCCAACGCGCTCACCGCAACGTTCTCGGCCGGCCCGCCGTTGCGCGTCATCACTGTAGGCCTACTGGAAGGCGTATCGCTGCATAGCGTCAACAACCTGGTGGATTCGTTCCACTGTGAGATCGTGGACAGCCTGAGCCTGGGCGACCGCCGCAGTCCCGAGAAAGTGATTGATGCGGTCTCAAAGAACCTGCCGGATCTGATCGTGGTGGCTGGCGGCACCCATCGGGGCGCTTCGCGCTCGGTAGTGCGGCTGGCCAATTACTTGGCCCTGGCGCTGAAGCTGCTGCCAGAGAGCGCCCGCCCGCCGATCCTGTTCGTTGGCAATGAAAATCTGCAGAGCGAGATCGACGCGCTGCTGGCGCCGCTCACCAAAGTGTACAAGGCCGCCAACATCCGCCCCAGCCTGGACCAGGAGAACCCTGGCCCGGCCGAGGCGGCGATGAGTCAGTTGATCTACGAAGTGCAGGCTGAGAAGCTGGGTGGCCTGCGCCTGCTCAACCAGCTGGCCGAGACGCGCCTGAGCCATGCGGCGCAGGCATTTGGGCGCACGGTGCGCTTTTTGAGCACGGTGATCGATGCGCCCAAGGGCATGCTGGGAGTGGACCTGGGGGCCTCCAGCACCACGGTGGCCTCCGCGTTTGGCGGCGAGCTGGAAGTGCGCAGTTTTCCGAACCTGGGCATGGGCCGCGGGCTGGCGGGCATGCTGGCCGAAACGCAGCTGCAGCAGATCACGCGCTGGCTGCCTTACGACATCCCCGATGAGTTTGTGCTTGATTATTTGTATAACAAGCCACTGCTGCCACAAACGCTACCCTCCACCCCGCACGAGCTTGCAATCGAGATGGCCGCCGCCCGCCAGGTGGTGCGCCTGGCGATCGGCAAGAGCCTACCCATGTTCCCCGCCCACGCCATCTATCCGCTGATGGGCACGGTGCCGTGGTTTGACCGCATTCTGGTCTCTGGCAGCACCTTGACGCGCCATCCGCGCCTAGAGCAAAGCCTGCTGGCGGTGCTGGATGCGGTGCAGCCCGTGGGTATTGTCACCATCATTCTGGATCAGAACAATCTGGCCGCGTCGTTAGGCGCGGCAGCCGCGGTGGATGCAGTGCTGGCCGTGCAAGTGCTGGAATCCAACGCATTCATGAACCTGGGCACCGTGATTGTGCCGGTGGGCTCCGCCCGCACGGGAAGCACCGTGCTGCGCGTGCAAATGGTGCGCGAAGGGCAGAAGGAAGAAGTGGTTGAGATCCCCGAAGGCGGCATCACCATGCTGCCGCTGGCGCCGGGCAAGGCAGCCGACCTGTTCGTGCAGCCATTACAGAACATGAACATTGGCCTCGGCGCAGGGCGCGGCGGCTGGATCCGCCGGGTGGTGGGCGGCGCCTTTGGGCTTATTTTTGACACACGCGGCCGGCCGATCCAAATGCCGACAGGGTTCAACAAGCGTCAGGAACTGCTGCAGACCTGGGAACGCACGCTGACGGGGGGCCAATAA